One genomic region from Vitis riparia cultivar Riparia Gloire de Montpellier isolate 1030 chromosome 17, EGFV_Vit.rip_1.0, whole genome shotgun sequence encodes:
- the LOC117904077 gene encoding uncharacterized protein LOC117904077 — METLDATSSCSSSASNLQSPSSKTPQPPPSVIRLWRPAAQRNLRNQWSKLASYRQQWTSTASKGRSHATDLVNSYLSQRYMPPMELGVLSDMPNIRKKACMKLLKQQGLHGSKLLSAYKDMVCILNMCYCVGMSIFPNSCKKLAEELVQMFILELNLKRLLVVELLSISCEEASQDDQYCWSDELYPGEFDDLGICSLHSKEIGELIPPKIIGFESHSPVIRSNQQPDHEILQVYLTTWLAEVNIDTHRVDEIFAAIGEEMHVGLS; from the exons ATGGAAACCCTAGACGcaacttcttcttgttcttcttctgCTTCAAATCTCCAAAGCCCTAGCTCCAAAACTCCACAACCACCACCTTCTGTCATCCGCCTATGGAGACCAGCCGCGCAGCGAAACCTCCGAAACCAGTGGTCGAAATTAGCTTCCTACAGACAACAATGGACTTCTACTGCCTCAAAGGGAAGGTCACATGCCACAGATCTTGTCAATTCCTATCTCTCTCAAAG ATATATGCCTCCCATGGAGTTGGGTGTTCTGAGTGATATGCCCAATATTAGAAAGAAAGCTTGCATGAAATTATTAAAGCAGCAG GGTCTTCATGGGAGCAAACTTTTGTCAGCATACAAGGATATGGTATGCATACTGAACATGTGTTAT TGTGTTGGCATGTCAATCTTCCCAAACTCATGTA AGAAATTAGCAGAGGAACTTGTTCAGATGTTCATACTTGAACTAAATTTGAAG CGGTTGCTTGTAGTGGAGTTACTCTCCATCAGTTGCGAAGAAGCCTCACAAGACGATCAATATTGTTGGTCAGATGAGCTGTATCCTGGGGAATTTGATGATTTGGGTATATGCAGCTTGCATTCAAAAGAAATTGGCGAGCTTATTCCCCCAAAAATAATAGGTTTTGAATCTCATTCGCCTGTTATACGTTCTAATCAGCAGCCAGATCATGAGATCTTACAG GTTTACCTTACAACTTGGCTTGCAGAGGTGAACATTGATACACATAG gGTTGATGAAATATTTGCTGCAATTGGGGAGGAAATGCACGTTGGCCTTTCATGA